A stretch of Aerococcaceae bacterium zg-252 DNA encodes these proteins:
- the glmS gene encoding glutamine--fructose-6-phosphate transaminase (isomerizing), whose amino-acid sequence MCGVVGFIGKGNVQKELITGLEKLEYRGYDSAGIFVMNQEEKSLFKEVGRIAKLKEVVDFDKKASIGVGHTRWATHGPATQYNAHPHVSSTGRFVLVHNGVIENYAEIKAQYLSAIEFKSDTDTEVAVNLVEYFALKENLAAKDAFKRALSVIEGSYAFGLIDSENPDVLYAAKNKSPLLIGLADEFNVICSDAMAAIHLTNQYLEIKDKELVTLTANEVVIETYNGDVVERAAFVAELDASDLEKGAYPFYMIKEIDEQPTVIRRLLQEYGNGADEFVIDDALLEAVANADRLHVVACGTSYHAGFVGKTLFEKLVGIPVELHLASEFAYDLPIFSERPLFIFLTQSGETADSRQALVKVNELGYPSLTITNVKGSTLSREATYTLLLHAGPEIAVASTKAYTAQIAVMAILAEALRHKLNRPERFNMMHELSKIATVMESILAEKDLIEQWVNDNLMETRNAFYIGRLADYYVAMEAALKLKEISYIQTEAFAAGELKHGTIALIEEGTPVIALISDASVASHTRGNVEEVKARGAKAMVISTKDNANEEDLLVLPKLETLLSPLATVVVTQLIAYYTALGRGLDVDKPRNLAKSVTVE is encoded by the coding sequence ATGTGTGGAGTAGTAGGATTTATCGGTAAAGGGAATGTACAAAAAGAATTAATTACAGGTTTAGAAAAATTAGAATACCGAGGTTATGATTCAGCCGGTATTTTTGTAATGAATCAAGAAGAGAAAAGCTTATTTAAAGAAGTAGGACGTATTGCTAAATTAAAAGAAGTAGTGGATTTTGACAAAAAAGCAAGTATTGGGGTAGGTCACACTCGTTGGGCAACACATGGGCCTGCAACGCAATATAATGCACATCCACACGTCTCTTCAACAGGTCGTTTTGTATTGGTTCATAATGGAGTTATTGAAAATTATGCTGAGATTAAAGCACAATATTTATCAGCGATTGAATTTAAGTCTGATACGGATACGGAAGTAGCTGTTAATTTAGTGGAATATTTTGCCTTAAAGGAAAACTTAGCAGCTAAAGATGCTTTTAAACGTGCTTTATCTGTCATTGAGGGGTCTTATGCTTTTGGTTTAATTGACAGTGAAAATCCAGATGTTTTATATGCTGCGAAAAACAAGAGTCCATTATTAATTGGTTTAGCAGATGAATTTAATGTGATTTGTTCTGATGCAATGGCAGCGATTCATTTAACCAATCAATATTTAGAGATTAAAGATAAAGAATTAGTGACTTTAACTGCTAATGAAGTTGTTATCGAAACATATAATGGTGATGTAGTTGAACGTGCTGCCTTTGTTGCTGAGCTAGATGCCAGTGACTTAGAAAAAGGTGCGTATCCATTTTATATGATTAAAGAAATTGATGAGCAACCAACAGTGATTCGTCGATTATTACAAGAATATGGCAATGGTGCCGATGAATTTGTGATTGATGATGCGTTACTAGAAGCTGTTGCGAACGCAGACCGTTTGCATGTTGTAGCATGTGGTACGAGTTATCATGCTGGATTTGTTGGTAAAACATTATTTGAAAAATTGGTGGGAATTCCGGTTGAATTACACTTAGCGAGTGAATTTGCGTATGATTTACCAATTTTTAGTGAGCGTCCATTATTTATTTTCTTAACACAATCAGGTGAAACAGCTGATAGCCGTCAAGCTTTAGTGAAAGTGAATGAGTTAGGTTATCCGTCATTAACGATTACGAATGTCAAAGGTTCTACTTTATCACGTGAAGCAACCTATACATTATTATTGCATGCTGGGCCAGAAATTGCGGTTGCATCAACAAAGGCTTATACGGCACAAATCGCTGTAATGGCAATTTTAGCAGAGGCATTACGTCATAAATTAAATCGTCCAGAACGCTTTAATATGATGCACGAATTAAGTAAGATTGCGACAGTAATGGAGTCAATTTTAGCTGAGAAAGATTTAATTGAGCAATGGGTTAATGATAATTTAATGGAAACTCGTAATGCCTTTTATATCGGACGTTTAGCTGATTACTATGTGGCTATGGAAGCAGCTTTAAAATTAAAAGAAATTTCGTATATTCAAACCGAAGCCTTTGCTGCTGGAGAATTAAAACATGGAACGATTGCTTTAATTGAAGAGGGAACACCAGTCATTGCTTTAATTAGTGATGCGTCAGTGGCATCTCATACTCGTGGTAATGTCGAAGAAGTAAAAGCTCGTGGAGCAAAAGCAATGGTCATTAGTACAAAAGATAATGCGAATGAAGAAGATTTATTAGTATTGCCAAAATTAGAAACTTTATTATCTCCATTAGCAACCGTAGTAGTGACACAATTAATTGCCTATTACACAGCCTTAGGACGTGGTTTAGACGTTGATAAACCACGTAACTTAGCAAAATCAGTAACAGTAGAGTAA
- a CDS encoding CapA family protein, translating into MFLLTACQNAATPTETTTTSESETVMETTVAPENENTATAATTGRSITIRSIGDILIHDFLYNDAATGTGYNFDHMFAPVKSYIENADLTTANLEVIAAGDTLPVSNYPAFNAPSEIIDALQAIGVDIVNNATNHTMDWGAEGALGSIAALKERGMPYVGSYESWQDYNTPRILDINGIKVGFLAYSYGANGNPIPEDQSYLLTLIDTELMALEVEALKEQVDLSIVMVHNGEEYESLPSESQINVNNVVRDAGANFILGGHPHVLQPFIVYNKHQAALFSHGNFLSGQIDDSNKLGGISEYTFTEVNGQFEISKIRFMPTFTIGVPGGSYQVVPLADWQQYGIAGGGEYFANTVALMRRYTNLVEVVDYLD; encoded by the coding sequence ATGTTTTTACTGACAGCATGTCAAAATGCAGCGACACCAACTGAAACCACCACAACGAGCGAAAGCGAAACTGTAATGGAAACAACAGTTGCTCCAGAAAATGAAAATACAGCGACTGCAGCAACGACAGGACGTAGTATTACTATTCGTTCGATTGGCGATATTTTAATTCATGATTTCTTATATAATGATGCAGCAACAGGTACAGGTTATAATTTTGACCATATGTTTGCACCGGTAAAATCTTATATTGAAAATGCTGATTTAACAACAGCGAATTTAGAAGTTATTGCTGCTGGGGATACTTTACCAGTGTCGAATTATCCAGCATTTAATGCACCGTCAGAAATTATTGATGCCTTACAAGCAATTGGTGTTGATATTGTCAATAATGCTACTAATCACACAATGGATTGGGGAGCTGAGGGAGCATTAGGTTCAATTGCTGCCTTGAAAGAACGTGGCATGCCGTATGTTGGGAGTTATGAAAGTTGGCAAGATTATAATACACCACGCATATTGGATATTAATGGTATTAAAGTAGGGTTTTTAGCTTATAGTTATGGAGCGAATGGAAATCCTATTCCGGAAGACCAATCTTATTTATTGACTTTAATTGATACTGAATTAATGGCTTTAGAAGTTGAAGCGTTAAAAGAGCAAGTAGATTTGTCGATTGTCATGGTTCACAATGGAGAAGAATATGAATCATTACCTTCAGAATCACAAATTAATGTGAATAATGTGGTGCGTGATGCTGGAGCCAACTTTATTTTAGGTGGGCATCCACACGTATTGCAACCATTTATTGTCTATAATAAGCATCAAGCTGCATTGTTCTCACATGGTAACTTCTTGTCTGGACAGATTGATGATTCCAACAAATTAGGTGGAATTTCTGAATATACCTTTACGGAAGTAAACGGACAATTTGAAATTTCAAAAATTCGTTTTATGCCGACATTTACAATCGGTGTACCTGGTGGCAGCTATCAAGTCGTACCATTAGCTGATTGGCAACAATATGGTATCGCAGGTGGTGGCGAGTATTTTGCGAATACAGTTGCTTTAATGCGTCGTTACACGAATTTAGTAGAAGTGGTTGATTATTTAGATTAA